A window from Centropristis striata isolate RG_2023a ecotype Rhode Island chromosome 4, C.striata_1.0, whole genome shotgun sequence encodes these proteins:
- the zmp:0000000529 gene encoding WD repeat-containing protein 20, which translates to MSDCEFPVRLVVLKMAGDGGALKDINEIKSQFRTREGFYKLLTLSDSQQRGGLPRGPSSGATLGPGAGAGPIPGGGVGLLQGPGSAAASSSTAAANASPAGFLPPVRVSMVKLQPEDPGEESERVCFNIGRELYFYTYTNIKKAVDLSKPIDKRIYKGTQPTCHDFNQFSATAESVALIVGFSAGQVQYLDPIKKETSKLFNEERLIDKSKVTCLKWLPKSENLFLASHASGHLYLYNVEHPCGTAAPQYSLLRQGEGFTVFACKTKTPRNPLLRWAVGDGGLNEFAFSPDGVHVACVGQDGCLRVFHFDSMELQGVMKSYFGGLLCVSWSPDGKYLATGGEDDLVTVWSFAESRVVARGHGHKSWVNVVAFDPFTTSLEDEEPMELSGSEEDLHQGAPNNSMHFGRVRTSSTLSRLSRHSSKGGGSAAVTYRFGSVGQDTQFCLWDLTDDVLYPRLPLSRAFTNTFGPSLSNSGSGVVNSTSGGGGGGGGGGGGGGGGVVEGHHHPPNTNTGTANPPTLPLPLPRSLSRSNSLPHPAVANASKGPGASEGGGGGGGVGGGTGGGNSTPFSIGRFATLSLQERKSDKSGCGGGGVEKEHKRYHSLGNISKSNDKINVAPRSNRLDAAKVLGTTLCPRMHEVPLLEPLVCKKIAHERLTVLVFMDDCIITACQEGLICTWARPGKANLAAQNGNSPSGTVV; encoded by the exons at GTCAGACTGTGAGTTTCCTGTGCGGCTGGTTGTACTAAAGATGGCCGGAGATGGAGGCGCTCTGAAGGATATCAATGAGATTAAATCTCAGTTCCGGACCCGGGAGGGCTTCTACAAGCTGCTCACCCTCTCAGACTCCCAGCAGCGGGGCGGCCTGCCGCGGGGCCCGTCCTCCGGAGCCACGCTGGGCCCCGGGGCCGGAGCCGGGCCGATCCCCGGCGGAGGGGTCGGGCTGCTGCAGGGGCCCGGGTCCgccgccgcctcctcctccaccgccGCGGCCAACGCGTCCCCGGCCGGCTTCCTGCCGCCGGTCCGGGTCAGCATGGTGAAGTTGCAGCCCGAGGACCCGGGAGAGGAGTCCGAGAGGGTCTGCTTCAACATCGGCAGGGAGCTCTACTTCTACACCTACACCAACATCAAGAAG GCCGTGGACCTCAGTAAGCCGATCGATAAGAGGATCTATAAAGGAACTCAGCCGACCTGTCACGACTTCAACCAGTTCTCCGCCACGGCCGAGAGCGTGGCGCTCATCGTTGGCTTCTCTGCCGGACAGGTGCAGTACCTGGATCCCATCAAGAAGGAGACCAGCAAGCTCTTCAACGAGGAG AGGCTGATAGACAAGTCGAAGGTGACGTGTCTGAAGTGGCTTCCTAAGTCTGAGAACTTGTTCCTGGCGTCCCACGCCAGCGGCCACCTCTACCTCTACAACGTGGAGCACCCGTGCGGCACGGCGGCGCCGCAGTACTCTCTGCTGCGGCAGGGCGAGGGCTTCACCGTGTTCGCCTGCAAGACCAAGACACCCCGTAACCCACTGCTGCGCTGGGCCGTAGGCGACGGTGGCCTCAACGAGTTCGCCTTCTCCCCGGACGGCGTGCACGTGGCGTGCGTGGGCCAGGACGGCTGCCTGCGCGTCTTCCACTTCGACTCCATGGAGCTGCAGGGCGTCATGAAGAGCTACTTCGGGGGGCTGCTCTGCGTTTCCTGGAGCCCCGACGGGAAGTACCTGGCCACGGGCGGCGAGGACGACCTGGTCACCGTGTGGTCGTTCGCCGAGAGCCGCGTGGTGGCGAGAGGTCACGGCCACAAGTCCTGGGTCAACGTTGTGGCGTTCGACCCGTTCACCACCTCACTTGAGGATGAGGAGCCCATGGAGCTGAGCGGCAGCGAGGAGGACCTCCACCAAGGGGCGCCCAACAACTCCATGCACTTTGGCCGCGTGCGGACCAGCAGCACGCTGTCCCGCCTTTCTCGCCACAGCTCCAAGGGCGGCGGCTCAGCGGCGGTCACGTACCGGTTCGGCTCGGTGGGCCAGGACACGCAGTTCTGCCTGTGGGACCTGACGGACGACGTGCTGTACCCGCGCCTGCCGCTGTCCCGCGCCTTCACGAACACTTTCGGCCCGTCGCTGTCCAACTCCGGCAGCGGCGTGGTCAACAGCACGTCGGGTGGAGGCGGCGGTGGAGGcggcggaggaggaggcggcggcggcggcgtggTGGAGGGGCACCATCACCCACCTAACACCAACACTGGCACCGCCAACCCGCCCACTCTGCCCCTTCCGCTGCCTCGCTCCCTGTCCCGCTCCAACTCGCTGCCCCACCCCGCCGTGGCCAACGCCTCCAAGGGCCCGGGCGCCTCGGAAGGCGGCGGGGGCGGTGGCGGAGTAGGGGGGGGCACCGGGGGAGGGAACAGCACGCCGTTCAGCATCGGCCGCTTCGCCACACTGTCGCTGCAGGAGCGCAAGTCGGACAAGTCGGGCTGCGGAGGCGGCGGGGTGGAGAAGGAGCACAAGCGATACCACAGCCTGGGCAACATAAGCAAGAGCAACGACAAGATCAACGTGGCGCCGCGCAGCAACCGCCTGGATGCCGCCAAGGTGCTGGGCACCACGCTCTGCCCGCGCATGCACGAGGTGCCGCTGCTGGAGCCGCTCGTCTGCAAGAAGATCGCCCACGAGCGTCTCACCGTCCTCGTCTTCATGGACGACTGCATCATCACGGCGTGCCAGGAGGGACTCATCTGCACCTGGGCGCGGCCCGGCAAGGCC AACCTGGCGGCTCAGAATGGGAACTCTCCCAGCGGCACCGTGGTATAA